One Aphelocoma coerulescens isolate FSJ_1873_10779 chromosome 8, UR_Acoe_1.0, whole genome shotgun sequence genomic region harbors:
- the F3 gene encoding tissue factor: MLRALAPRQALLLSALLWRLAAAGYEELPTAVNITWSSINFKTILQWQPKPSGYFYTVEIHGRTSDVKRKCILTSETECDVTDVLRNVNETYTAHILSVMPMEMDNFEEPPFAVSEKFTPYSQTVIGKPEIKDYSQKGSKLTVVFKDPLTPYIFPNGSFQSIQDIFQHDLEYKLYYWKDQSSGKKDVTTKSRTFEVSVDSRKNYCFYVQGIIPSRRENRNGQESTVLCTSVGRSTLDEYGTEVFIIIAVIAVAVITLAIVLSVVLCKRKKAKKARAVREKELLNGV, translated from the exons ATGCTGCGCGCTCTCGCCCCGCGACAGGCGCTGCTGCTCAGCGCGCTGCTGTGGCGCCTGGCCGCCGCCG GCTATGAAGAACTGCCAACAGCAGTCAATATAACTTGGTCTTCAATCAACTTTAAAACTATACTACAGTGGCAACCAAAACCATCAGGCTATTTCTATACTGTAGAAATACACGG ACGGACATCTGACGTAAAGAGAAAATGCATACTGACGTCAGAAACAGAGTGTGATGTTACTGATGTGCTCAGGAACGTAAACGAGACCTATACAGCACACATATTGTCTGTAATGCCCATGGAGATGGATAACTTTGAAGAGCCACCTTTTGCAGTCTCTGAAAAATTTACACCTTATAGTCAGA CTGTTATTGGAAAACCAGAGATAAAGGATTATTCACAAAAAGGTTCCAAACTGACTGTTGTGTTCAAAGATCCACTTACACCATATATATTTCCTAATGGAAGCTTTCAAAGTATTCAGGATATTTTCCAGCATGACCTGGAATACAAACTCTATTACTGGAAAGATCAAAGTTCTGGAAAG aaaGATGTAACAACAAAAAGCCGTACATTTGAAGTAAGCGTTGACAGCAGAAAGAACTATTGCTTCTATGTGCAGGGAATCATTCCCTCCCGCAGAGAAAACCGGAACGGCCAGGAGAGCACGGTGCTCTGTACCAGTGTAGGAAGGAGCACCCTGGACG aATATGGAACAGAAGTCTTTATCATCATAGCAGTGATAGCAGTTGCTGTTATCACTCTTGCCATTGTCCTATCAGTGGTTCTGTGTAAACgcaagaaagcaaagaaagcaagagctgtgagagaaaaggagctgcttAATGGTGTCTAA